In Sporosarcina psychrophila, a genomic segment contains:
- a CDS encoding DUF6612 family protein — protein MNNWMKGIAAGILVLGLGACGKTAEPKTDPDTGKKVEVQNKSDMTAQEVYEKVMAVSEEQKSMHAKMDIDQLIKVPSQEFEMNSKINMDMDMVMEPLSMYQKMNMDMGEQGKMDMEIYMTDAGFFMKDPESGDWIKLPNEMYEEMSGQLSGGADPTLDMNMFKEFTDDFKFEQTDDAYILTLSAAGDKFSKLFKKVATENMPAGMEMNEEQAEVMENMEVKSLEYEIFIDKKTFYTNAFNMKMDMTMEVEGEEMHIDQKVKADISKINEIDTIKIPQEILDNAVDINESMGQ, from the coding sequence ATGAACAATTGGATGAAGGGTATTGCAGCAGGAATTCTTGTACTTGGACTTGGTGCATGCGGTAAGACAGCGGAGCCGAAAACAGATCCTGATACGGGCAAGAAGGTAGAAGTCCAGAATAAGAGCGACATGACAGCGCAGGAAGTTTATGAGAAGGTGATGGCAGTTTCGGAAGAGCAAAAGAGTATGCACGCCAAAATGGATATCGATCAGCTGATTAAAGTACCAAGCCAAGAGTTTGAAATGAACAGTAAGATAAATATGGACATGGATATGGTTATGGAACCACTCTCGATGTATCAGAAGATGAATATGGACATGGGTGAGCAAGGGAAGATGGACATGGAAATCTATATGACAGATGCAGGCTTCTTCATGAAAGATCCGGAGTCGGGTGATTGGATTAAGCTACCAAATGAAATGTATGAGGAAATGAGTGGCCAACTGTCCGGAGGAGCGGATCCGACACTTGACATGAACATGTTCAAAGAATTTACAGATGACTTCAAGTTTGAGCAAACGGATGATGCTTACATCCTTACATTATCCGCAGCAGGCGATAAATTCAGCAAGCTATTCAAAAAAGTTGCTACTGAAAACATGCCTGCTGGTATGGAAATGAATGAAGAACAGGCGGAAGTGATGGAAAATATGGAAGTGAAATCACTCGAGTATGAAATCTTCATCGACAAAAAGACATTCTACACAAATGCGTTCAATATGAAGATGGATATGACGATGGAAGTCGAAGGCGAAGAAATGCATATTGACCAGAAAGTAAAAGCCGACATCAGTAAAATTAACGAAATCGACACAATTAAAATTCCACAAGAAATACTAGATAACGCTGTCGATATCAATGAATCGATGGGGCAGTGA
- a CDS encoding ABC transporter permease: protein MKIRYLVIALISLSFLSLFVGVSHITPMGLLDFKSEATEIFLISRVPRLVAILLAGAGMSIAGLIMQQLSRNKFVSPTTAGTLDATRLGILVSMLLFTNASTIEKMIVAFVFALAGTLLFMQILDRIKFKDAIFIPLVGLMFGNILSSIATFFAYKANVIQNMSAWLQGDFSMIMKGRYELLYISIPVLIITYLYANRFTVAGMGEDFSKNLGLAYRRIVNIGLILVALITTTVVLTVGMIPFLGLIIPNIVSIFKGDHLQKTLPHTALLGAIFLLVCDILGRVLIYPYEISISLMVGVIGSGIFLYLLFRRKAYA from the coding sequence ATGAAGATACGTTACTTAGTCATCGCACTTATCAGTCTTTCATTCCTATCGTTATTTGTTGGAGTGAGCCATATTACGCCAATGGGTCTGCTTGATTTTAAATCGGAAGCAACCGAAATTTTTCTAATCAGCCGCGTGCCGCGACTTGTCGCTATTCTTCTTGCAGGAGCAGGGATGAGTATAGCAGGTCTCATTATGCAACAGCTGAGCCGAAATAAATTCGTTTCACCGACAACAGCAGGAACTTTGGATGCGACACGGCTCGGGATTCTTGTTTCGATGCTGTTATTCACAAACGCATCCACAATTGAAAAGATGATTGTCGCATTTGTATTCGCGCTTGCCGGCACGCTACTGTTTATGCAAATCCTTGACCGTATCAAATTCAAGGATGCGATTTTCATTCCGTTAGTTGGGCTTATGTTCGGTAATATTTTGTCATCTATTGCGACGTTTTTCGCTTACAAAGCGAACGTCATTCAAAATATGTCGGCATGGTTACAAGGTGATTTTTCGATGATTATGAAAGGACGTTATGAACTTCTATACATAAGCATTCCCGTGCTAATCATCACATATTTGTACGCAAACCGGTTTACTGTTGCGGGAATGGGTGAGGATTTCTCGAAAAACCTCGGGCTTGCTTATAGGCGGATCGTCAATATCGGACTAATCCTTGTTGCGCTTATTACCACTACCGTCGTCTTGACGGTCGGAATGATTCCCTTCCTTGGATTGATCATTCCGAATATCGTTTCTATTTTTAAAGGAGATCATTTACAGAAGACATTGCCTCATACAGCACTGCTAGGCGCGATATTCCTGCTTGTCTGTGACATTTTAGGTAGAGTGCTTATCTATCCGTATGAGATTTCAATTAGTTTGATGGTAGGCGTTATTGGCAGTGGAATATTCCTCTATTTATTGTTTAGGAGGAAGGCCTATGCGTAA
- a CDS encoding ABC transporter ATP-binding protein, which translates to MIQVRELSKFYGKKAVVEKVSVNIHRGKITSFIGPNGAGKSTLLSMVSRLLDADTGEVLVDKDNVKQMKSNDFSKRVSILKQSNFMNVRLTIRELVSFGRFPHSRGRLTAEDLRFVNQAMDYMDLMDMQDDYLDELSGGQRQRAFIAMVIAQDTDYILLDEPLNNLDMKHSVQIMKILRRLVDDLGKTVVIVLHDINFASVYSDRIVALKEGRVVKDGPTDEIITSDALKDIYDMDIPIKQMANCRICVYFDS; encoded by the coding sequence ATGATCCAAGTCCGTGAGCTATCGAAGTTTTATGGTAAAAAAGCGGTCGTTGAAAAAGTAAGCGTGAATATCCACCGCGGAAAAATCACGTCTTTTATCGGACCGAATGGTGCTGGTAAATCGACACTTCTATCAATGGTAAGCCGTCTGCTAGATGCAGATACGGGGGAAGTGCTGGTTGATAAAGACAATGTAAAACAGATGAAATCGAACGATTTTTCAAAACGAGTTTCGATTTTGAAACAGTCGAACTTCATGAACGTCCGTTTAACAATTCGTGAACTAGTGTCGTTTGGTCGATTCCCACATTCAAGGGGGAGGCTGACGGCCGAAGATCTTCGTTTCGTCAATCAAGCGATGGATTATATGGATCTAATGGATATGCAGGACGATTACCTCGACGAACTGTCAGGTGGACAGCGCCAGCGGGCATTCATCGCAATGGTTATCGCGCAGGATACGGATTATATATTGCTTGATGAACCGCTGAATAACTTGGATATGAAGCACTCCGTCCAGATCATGAAAATATTGAGAAGACTTGTAGATGATTTAGGGAAAACAGTTGTCATCGTCTTACATGACATTAACTTCGCATCCGTTTATTCGGATCGGATTGTTGCGCTTAAAGAGGGACGTGTCGTCAAAGACGGTCCGACAGATGAAATCATCACTTCTGATGCATTAAAGGATATCTACGATATGGATATTCCAATTAAACAAATGGCTAATTGTCGTATATGTGTGTACTTCGACTCTTAA
- a CDS encoding iron chelate uptake ABC transporter family permease subunit, with amino-acid sequence MRNSTKLIILSVIAAIFCILYLFQGLNGSFDYALPRRGIKVMAMAITGVAIAYSTVIFQTITHNRILTPSIMGLDSLYLLLQTAIIFFLGSGHVIIVNKQVNFIISVSAMVVFALILYRFLFKGGKRPIYFLLLVGIIVGTFFGSISTFLQVLIDPNEFMLVQDRMFASFNNVSGELVWWAFAIVIISLVIGWRYFNQLDVLSLGRDTALNLGVSYDKVVKTMLILSSVLIAVSTALVGPITFFGLIVANLSYQFFKTYRHSILIAGASIMSIIALVGGQWVVERIFTFSTTLSVIINFIGGIYFIYLLLKESRST; translated from the coding sequence ATGCGTAACTCAACGAAACTCATCATTCTCTCTGTAATCGCAGCTATATTCTGTATTCTGTATCTTTTCCAAGGGTTAAACGGAAGCTTTGACTATGCGTTACCACGCCGCGGTATCAAAGTGATGGCAATGGCCATCACGGGTGTTGCAATCGCGTACTCAACGGTCATTTTCCAAACAATTACACATAACCGTATTTTGACACCGAGTATTATGGGTCTTGACTCACTGTACTTATTGTTGCAGACCGCAATCATTTTTTTCCTTGGTTCGGGTCATGTGATAATCGTCAATAAACAGGTGAATTTTATAATATCTGTTTCTGCAATGGTTGTATTCGCGCTTATCCTCTATCGATTTTTATTCAAGGGGGGCAAACGCCCAATTTATTTCCTGCTTCTTGTAGGAATTATCGTCGGGACATTTTTCGGAAGCATATCGACATTTTTGCAAGTGTTAATTGATCCGAACGAATTCATGCTTGTACAGGATAGGATGTTTGCCAGTTTCAACAACGTCAGCGGTGAACTCGTTTGGTGGGCATTTGCCATCGTTATCATCAGTCTCGTCATTGGATGGAGATACTTCAACCAACTTGATGTTCTGTCACTTGGAAGGGACACCGCACTTAACTTAGGTGTCTCTTACGACAAAGTCGTCAAGACCATGCTAATCCTATCTTCTGTTTTAATAGCGGTCTCAACTGCACTAGTAGGTCCAATCACATTTTTTGGTTTGATCGTTGCGAATTTGTCCTATCAGTTTTTCAAAACGTATAGGCATAGCATCCTTATTGCGGGTGCGTCTATTATGAGTATTATCGCGCTTGTCGGGGGACAATGGGTTGTTGAACGAATATTCACGTTCTCGACGACTCTCAGTGTCATTATTAACTTCATCGGCGGCATTTACTTCATCTACTTACTATTAAAGGAGAGTCGATCTACATGA
- a CDS encoding ABC transporter ATP-binding protein, protein MLKKFFSYYKPHRRLFIIDFSSAIFVALLDLAFPVAVQWFIDDLLPKGNWGQITTISILLLVVYLLSTFLQYIVSYLGHKLGINIETDMRQQLFNHVQRQSFRFFDNTKTGHIMSRITNDLFDIGELAHHGPEDVFIAIMTLIGAFAIMYSINPELALIAIIMVPFLIILVTFCNIKMNAAWQNMYGKIADVNARVEDSVSGSRVVKSFTNEDFEIARFRIDNGNFRIAKLVAYKVMAWTHSSMFMMTRLVTLIVLVVGAWFTLNDKLSSGELVAFVLFVNVLIKPVDKISALLELYPKGMAGFRRFRELIEQEPEIKDRPDAVAVAHLNGDIIFDDVDFHYDDNKAVLEGINLNIRAGQTVAFVGPSGAGKTTICSLIPRFYDVTEGAISIDGIDIRDMTQHSLRSQIGIVQQDVFLFTGTIKENIGYGKLDAMDDEIISAAKKAHLEDFIASLPYGYETQIGERGLKLSGGQKQRLAIARMFLKNPPILILDEATSALDTETERIIQQSLAELAENRTTLVIAHRLATIRDADRVVVVTENGIAEDGKYDELVKKGGIFARLHNNQFQEV, encoded by the coding sequence ATGCTCAAAAAGTTCTTTTCATATTACAAACCACATAGGCGACTTTTCATCATCGACTTTTCAAGTGCTATTTTCGTAGCATTGCTCGACCTTGCGTTCCCAGTCGCGGTCCAGTGGTTCATTGATGATTTGCTGCCTAAAGGCAATTGGGGACAAATCACGACGATAAGTATTCTATTATTGGTCGTTTATTTACTGAGTACGTTCCTTCAATATATCGTCAGCTATCTTGGTCACAAACTCGGCATCAATATCGAAACCGATATGCGCCAGCAGCTATTCAACCATGTACAGCGGCAATCCTTCCGTTTTTTTGACAACACGAAGACCGGACATATTATGAGCCGGATCACCAATGATCTGTTCGACATCGGGGAACTCGCCCACCATGGTCCAGAGGACGTCTTCATCGCCATCATGACGCTTATTGGGGCATTTGCCATCATGTACAGCATCAACCCTGAACTTGCACTGATCGCAATTATTATGGTTCCATTTCTCATTATCCTCGTCACATTCTGTAACATCAAAATGAATGCGGCTTGGCAAAACATGTACGGTAAAATTGCTGACGTCAATGCACGCGTAGAAGATTCCGTGTCAGGTTCACGCGTTGTCAAATCATTCACGAACGAAGACTTCGAAATTGCGCGCTTCCGCATAGACAACGGGAATTTCAGAATAGCCAAGCTTGTCGCCTATAAAGTGATGGCCTGGACCCATTCGAGTATGTTCATGATGACCCGACTTGTTACTCTTATCGTACTTGTTGTTGGAGCGTGGTTCACACTCAACGACAAATTGTCGAGTGGAGAACTCGTGGCATTTGTATTGTTTGTCAATGTGCTCATTAAGCCTGTCGATAAAATCAGCGCGCTATTGGAACTGTATCCAAAGGGTATGGCAGGATTCCGCAGGTTCCGTGAATTAATTGAACAAGAGCCTGAAATTAAAGATCGTCCAGACGCAGTGGCTGTTGCCCATTTGAACGGAGATATTATCTTCGATGATGTAGATTTCCATTATGACGATAACAAAGCCGTACTAGAAGGTATTAATTTAAACATACGCGCGGGTCAAACGGTTGCATTTGTTGGGCCATCTGGAGCGGGAAAAACAACGATTTGCTCGCTTATTCCGCGTTTTTACGATGTAACTGAAGGTGCGATTTCTATTGACGGCATCGATATCCGCGATATGACGCAGCACTCCTTGCGTTCACAAATCGGTATCGTTCAGCAGGACGTCTTCTTATTCACCGGGACCATCAAAGAAAATATTGGCTACGGAAAATTGGATGCGATGGATGATGAAATTATTTCAGCAGCGAAAAAAGCGCATCTAGAAGACTTCATCGCTTCACTTCCTTATGGCTATGAAACACAGATTGGAGAACGCGGCTTGAAATTATCCGGCGGCCAGAAACAACGTCTTGCCATTGCCCGCATGTTCTTGAAAAACCCGCCAATTCTTATTTTAGATGAAGCGACATCTGCTCTCGATACAGAAACGGAACGCATTATTCAGCAGTCACTCGCTGAACTTGCTGAAAACCGGACAACTCTTGTTATCGCACACCGATTGGCGACAATTCGTGATGCTGATCGCGTTGTCGTTGTCACAGAAAACGGGATTGCGGAAGATGGCAAGTACGATGAGCTTGTGAAGAAAGGCGGGATTTTTGCCCGACTTCATAACAATCAATTCCAAGAGGTTTAA
- the hflX gene encoding GTPase HflX: protein MEFLVERAVIVGVHEQKDQHFEYAMEELKNLAKAIDVEVVGEVTQNMEKRNPSTYVGKGKMEEIQNFYEELDANLVIFNDELSPSQIRNLERELDCKVIDRTMLILDIFVRRARTSESRMQVELAQLQYMLPRLVGLRASLGRQGGGAGGGVQNKGAGETKLELDRRKIEDQISKLGRDLDHVKDQRETQRKQRKKSGIPVVSIVGYTNAGKSTIMNKLLLKMDVDNAKQVYEEDMLFATLDTSIRKVKLEDNKEFILTDTVGFVSKLPHHLVKAFRSTLEEARDADLLLHVVDVSNSEHGYMMEVTNDTLQAVGVENVATLNIYNKADLADVPYPVVSDDSVWISAREGKGLDELIELIKKKIFEQYSTCKLLIPFDRGDIVSYLNDKANVKSTEYEEDGTLMTVEMDISERAKIEEFIVSH from the coding sequence ATGGAATTTTTAGTCGAACGCGCAGTAATTGTGGGGGTCCATGAACAAAAGGATCAGCACTTTGAATATGCAATGGAAGAATTAAAAAACCTTGCTAAAGCAATCGATGTTGAAGTCGTTGGAGAAGTGACGCAAAACATGGAAAAGCGTAACCCGTCTACTTATGTTGGGAAAGGGAAAATGGAAGAGATTCAGAACTTCTATGAAGAATTAGATGCTAACCTTGTTATCTTCAATGATGAATTGTCTCCGTCTCAGATTCGTAATTTGGAGCGGGAACTGGACTGTAAAGTGATTGACAGGACAATGCTCATTCTTGATATTTTCGTACGGCGTGCGAGAACGAGTGAATCTCGGATGCAAGTTGAACTTGCGCAACTGCAATACATGCTTCCTAGACTTGTCGGTTTACGTGCATCCCTTGGTAGACAGGGCGGCGGAGCAGGCGGCGGTGTTCAGAATAAAGGGGCAGGAGAAACGAAACTTGAACTCGATCGTCGAAAAATCGAAGACCAGATTTCCAAACTTGGCCGTGACCTTGATCATGTGAAGGATCAGCGTGAAACTCAGCGCAAGCAACGTAAAAAGAGTGGTATCCCTGTTGTTTCGATTGTCGGTTATACGAATGCTGGCAAGTCGACGATTATGAATAAATTGCTGCTGAAGATGGACGTAGACAATGCGAAGCAAGTGTATGAGGAAGATATGTTATTCGCGACACTCGATACGTCAATTCGGAAAGTGAAGCTTGAGGATAACAAAGAATTCATCTTGACGGATACAGTCGGTTTTGTTTCGAAACTGCCACACCATCTTGTAAAAGCATTCCGTTCGACATTAGAAGAAGCGCGTGATGCGGATCTCCTATTACATGTAGTGGATGTGTCGAATTCGGAACACGGCTATATGATGGAAGTAACAAATGACACATTGCAGGCAGTTGGAGTAGAGAATGTAGCGACGCTTAATATTTACAATAAAGCTGATCTTGCGGATGTTCCCTATCCAGTAGTGAGCGATGATAGTGTGTGGATTTCTGCACGTGAAGGAAAAGGATTAGATGAACTTATCGAGTTGATCAAGAAAAAGATTTTTGAACAATATAGTACATGCAAGCTACTTATTCCATTTGACCGTGGTGATATCGTGTCCTATTTGAATGACAAAGCAAACGTCAAAAGTACGGAGTATGAAGAAGATGGAACGCTGATGACTGTGGAAATGGATATTTCAGAGCGAGCCAAGATTGAAGAATTTATCGTAAGCCACTAA
- a CDS encoding VOC family protein: MKLDHTVYFTNKEPEKIVVEQQASGRHAVVGGRHEQWGTHNALLYTKNAYIEWLSVEKMGIAQQVEHPLTKLLLHDLEQSDGWGTICLSVESIEKFNDEVENKGFRTSGVLDAERRTADGQLRKWKMLFIDQPVSNELPYPFFIEWEEPEETRFAKLREEGTLSLDNEQLEITECVFSVEDPLRVTAEWAILLSKKVGNTDDIVLPNVVLKFVAHDGDKDRLTDVIVGQTDQQ; encoded by the coding sequence ATGAAGCTTGATCATACTGTCTATTTCACGAATAAAGAACCGGAGAAAATCGTAGTGGAACAGCAAGCGAGTGGACGTCACGCTGTAGTCGGTGGTCGTCATGAACAATGGGGTACGCATAATGCGCTACTCTATACGAAGAATGCTTATATTGAATGGTTGTCAGTCGAGAAAATGGGGATTGCGCAACAAGTGGAGCACCCGCTGACTAAGTTATTGCTGCATGATCTTGAACAAAGCGATGGGTGGGGGACGATTTGTCTGTCTGTCGAAAGTATTGAGAAATTCAATGATGAAGTTGAAAATAAAGGATTCCGAACGTCAGGTGTGCTCGATGCTGAGCGAAGAACGGCTGATGGCCAATTGCGGAAGTGGAAAATGTTGTTCATCGATCAACCCGTATCGAATGAGTTACCCTATCCGTTTTTCATCGAGTGGGAGGAGCCGGAAGAAACACGTTTTGCGAAATTACGTGAAGAGGGAACGCTTTCCCTGGACAATGAACAGCTGGAAATTACGGAGTGTGTTTTTAGTGTCGAAGATCCATTAAGAGTAACAGCGGAGTGGGCCATTTTATTGTCGAAGAAAGTTGGTAATACTGATGACATCGTCTTGCCGAATGTTGTGCTGAAATTTGTTGCACATGATGGCGACAAAGATAGATTGACGGATGTTATCGTTGGGCAAACTGACCAACAGTGA
- the putP gene encoding sodium/proline symporter PutP: MSNEGYQLIAIIIYMAAMIFIGWYAFKRTSNLTDYMLGGRSLGPAVTALSAGAADMSGWLLMGLPGAIYLNGLVEAWIAVGLTVGAYLNWVFVAPRLRVYTQVSSDSITIPSYLESRLKDKSRLLRIASGIIILIFFTFYVSSGMVAGGKFFLSSFGLDYHVGLLIVSGVVIFYTLFGGFLAVSYTDVVQGIVMFFALLLVPIVGIFITGGFTETATSIRAVDPQLLNFVSGATFLGILSAVAWGLGYFGQPHIIVRFMALNSHKEAKKARRIGISWMFLSLFGAVATALIGIAYYQQNTNATLVDNETVFIVLGQIIFHPFIAGIMLAAVLAAVMSTIFSQLIVSSSALVEDLYKTFMKKDATDKHYVFLGRMAVLAVSVIAMVLAWPNNESILKIVSFAWAGFGAAFGPIILLSLYWRKLTTKGALWGMIVGAITVMIWGNVDALSGTLYEIVPGFLLCLIVTVVVSNITYKPNAEIDKEFSAALEILNEDK; the protein is encoded by the coding sequence ATGTCAAATGAAGGGTATCAATTAATTGCAATTATTATATACATGGCGGCGATGATTTTCATTGGATGGTATGCATTCAAACGCACATCCAATCTCACGGATTATATGTTAGGTGGGCGTTCGCTTGGGCCGGCTGTAACCGCTCTCAGTGCTGGTGCTGCTGACATGTCGGGCTGGTTGCTTATGGGGTTGCCGGGTGCAATCTATCTCAACGGTTTAGTTGAAGCATGGATTGCGGTCGGTTTGACAGTTGGAGCATATTTGAACTGGGTCTTTGTTGCACCTCGTTTACGTGTGTATACACAAGTTTCAAGTGACTCCATTACAATTCCAAGTTACTTGGAAAGTCGTCTGAAAGATAAATCCCGTCTCTTACGTATTGCTTCAGGGATTATTATTCTAATATTCTTCACGTTTTATGTGTCTTCGGGAATGGTTGCAGGCGGGAAGTTCTTCCTTAGCTCATTCGGGTTGGACTATCACGTAGGCCTATTGATTGTTTCGGGTGTCGTTATTTTCTATACACTATTCGGAGGATTTTTGGCGGTTAGTTACACGGACGTTGTCCAAGGTATCGTTATGTTCTTTGCGCTCCTACTTGTGCCGATTGTCGGTATCTTCATCACAGGAGGATTTACAGAAACTGCGACAAGTATCCGTGCTGTGGATCCACAATTGCTGAATTTCGTATCTGGTGCAACGTTCCTAGGTATTTTGTCTGCAGTCGCGTGGGGACTAGGTTATTTCGGTCAACCGCATATCATCGTCCGCTTTATGGCGCTTAACTCGCACAAAGAAGCGAAAAAAGCACGTCGTATCGGAATTAGTTGGATGTTCTTGAGTTTATTCGGTGCAGTTGCAACTGCACTTATCGGAATTGCTTATTATCAGCAGAACACGAATGCAACACTGGTGGATAATGAAACGGTATTTATTGTTCTAGGGCAGATTATCTTCCATCCATTCATTGCGGGAATCATGCTTGCGGCTGTTCTTGCAGCTGTTATGAGTACAATTTTTTCGCAACTGATTGTATCCTCTTCTGCGCTAGTTGAAGATTTATACAAAACGTTTATGAAAAAAGACGCAACGGATAAGCATTATGTGTTTTTAGGTAGAATGGCCGTCCTTGCAGTTTCAGTAATTGCTATGGTACTTGCTTGGCCTAACAATGAATCCATTTTGAAAATCGTATCGTTTGCATGGGCTGGATTTGGAGCTGCATTTGGTCCAATCATCTTGCTATCTCTTTACTGGCGCAAACTTACAACGAAAGGTGCACTGTGGGGAATGATAGTTGGAGCAATAACAGTTATGATTTGGGGGAACGTCGATGCTTTATCGGGCACCCTTTATGAAATCGTACCTGGTTTCCTCCTCTGCCTGATTGTTACAGTTGTCGTTAGTAATATCACATATAAACCAAATGCCGAGATTGATAAAGAATTCTCAGCAGCACTTGAAATCCTTAACGAAGATAAGTAA
- a CDS encoding siderophore ABC transporter substrate-binding protein, whose amino-acid sequence MKKILMTMMLFALMAVLVACGSKDEDAADDKTTGDKTEPKVEETETAEPMVITHDLGETSVEKNPEKVVVFDFGMLDTLDELGVEVAGVPQKNIPSYLSKYEDSKYVNVGGLKEPDFEAIHAMKPDVILISGRQSAMYDELSEIAPTIFVGVDTTNYMESFKENMEMVAELFGKEDEMKAELADIDERIAAINEKSSKSDAKSLIILGNEGKVSAYGLSSRFGIIHDVFGFKAADEKLEVSTHGQSITFEYILETNPDILFVIDRDAAIGGDASAKDSIENDLVKKTNAYKDGKIIYLDPDYWYLSGGGLQSVKEMIKEVEAVL is encoded by the coding sequence ATGAAGAAAATACTAATGACAATGATGTTGTTCGCATTAATGGCTGTACTTGTAGCTTGTGGATCGAAAGACGAAGATGCAGCAGACGATAAAACAACTGGTGACAAAACAGAGCCAAAAGTTGAAGAAACTGAAACAGCAGAACCAATGGTAATTACGCACGACCTTGGCGAAACTTCAGTCGAAAAAAATCCTGAAAAAGTTGTCGTATTCGATTTTGGTATGCTTGACACGCTAGATGAGCTTGGCGTTGAAGTAGCAGGTGTTCCACAAAAGAACATTCCTTCATACTTGTCAAAATATGAAGATTCAAAGTATGTAAACGTTGGCGGTCTTAAAGAACCTGATTTTGAAGCAATCCATGCAATGAAACCAGATGTTATCCTCATCTCAGGACGTCAATCTGCTATGTACGATGAACTAAGTGAAATTGCTCCAACAATCTTTGTAGGAGTGGATACAACAAACTACATGGAGTCATTCAAAGAAAACATGGAAATGGTTGCTGAACTCTTTGGTAAGGAAGATGAAATGAAAGCAGAACTTGCAGACATTGACGAAAGAATTGCAGCGATTAATGAAAAATCAAGCAAGAGCGATGCGAAATCATTGATCATTCTTGGAAATGAAGGAAAAGTAAGTGCTTATGGATTGAGTTCACGTTTTGGTATTATTCATGATGTATTTGGCTTTAAAGCAGCTGATGAAAAACTTGAAGTATCGACTCATGGTCAAAGCATCACATTCGAATATATCCTTGAAACAAACCCAGACATTCTCTTTGTTATAGACCGTGACGCTGCGATTGGCGGCGATGCAAGTGCAAAAGATTCAATTGAAAACGACCTTGTGAAGAAAACAAACGCTTATAAAGACGGTAAAATCATTTACTTAGATCCTGACTATTGGTACCTGTCTGGTGGCGGACTTCAATCTGTGAAAGAAATGATTAAAGAAGTCGAAGCGGTATTGTAA